One genomic region from Strix uralensis isolate ZFMK-TIS-50842 chromosome 19, bStrUra1, whole genome shotgun sequence encodes:
- the SLC25A10 gene encoding mitochondrial dicarboxylate carrier, whose amino-acid sequence MAERRVSRWYFGGLASCGAACCTHPLDLLKVHLQTQQEVKMRMTGMAMHVIRNDGFLALYNGLSASLCRQMTYSLTRFAIYETVRDHLGRGSQGPPPFYQKVLLGAVGGFTGGFVGTPADLVNVRMQNDMKQPPALRRNYSHALDGMYRVLREEGLKKLFSGATMASSRGALVTVGQLSCYDQSKQLVLATGLLSDNIFTHFLASFIAGGCATFLCQPLDVLKTRLMNSQGEYRGVTHCAVETAKLGPLAFYKGFVPAAVRLVPHTILTFVFLEQLRKYFGIKVTT is encoded by the exons ATGGCGGAGCGGCGCGTGTCGCGTTGGTATTTTGGCGGCCTCGCTTCGTGCGGCGCCGCCTGCTGCACCCACCCGCTGGACCTGCTGAAG GTCCACCTGCAGACGCAGCAGGAGGTGAAGATGCGGATGACGGGGATGGCGATGCACGTGATCCGCAACGACGGCTTCCTGGCGCTCTACAACGGGCTCAGCGCCTCACTGTGCCGGCAG ATGACGTACTCCTTGACTCGCTTTGCCATCTACGAGACTGTGAGGGACCACCTGGGCCGGGGCAGCCAGGGGCCTCCCCCCTTCTACCAGAAGGTGTTGCTGGGTGCAGTGGGAG GTTTCACCGGCGGGTTCGTGGGGACCCCAGCAGACCTGGTGAACGTCAG GATGCAGAACGACATGAAGCAGCCGCCCGCCCTGCGGCGCAA CTATTCCCACGCCCTGGACGGCATGTACCGCGTCCTCCGGGAAG AGGGCTTGAAGAAACTCTTCTCAGGAGCTACGATGGCATCGAGCCGAGGGGCCCTGGTCACTGTTGGGCAG CTCTCCTGTTACGACCAGTCCAAGCAGCTGGTTCTCGCGACTGGGTTGCTGTCGGACAACATCTTCACTCACTTCCTGGCCAGCTTCATTGCT GGCGGATGTGCCACATTCCTGTGCCAGCCCCTGGATGTGCTCAAGACCCGGCTCATGAACTCCCAGGGCGAGTACCGG GGCGTTACCCACTGTGCCGTGGAAACTGCCAAGCTCGGCCCCCTCGCCTTCTACAAG GGTTTCGTTCCTGCTGCCGTCCGGCTGGTTCCTCACACCATCCTCACCTTTGTCTTCCTGGAACAGCTGCGCAAATATTTTGGGATCAAAGTCACCACCTGA
- the MRPL12 gene encoding large ribosomal subunit protein bL12m — MLPAARLALPPRLPRCPPPAWRWAAAGPPAAAGLRALGTGRARRSEALAGAPLDTAGKEYSPKVRQLVRDIAGLTLLEVADLNALLKETLKIPDVAVMPAAAASLLPSQAAPQEEEVEIPLKKEKTHFTVRLTELKPADKVKLIKEVKNFVQGVNLVQAKKLVESLPQEIKANVSKQEAEKIKAALEAAGGTVVLE; from the exons ATgctgcccgccgcccgcctggcgctgccgccgcgcctgccccgctgcccgccgcccgcctggcgctgggccgcggccgggccgcccgccgccgccggcctgAGGGCGCTGGGCACGGGCCGCGCTCGGCGCTCGGAGGCGCTGGCCGGGGCGCCGCTGGACACGGCCGGCAAGGAGTACTCGCCCAAGGTGCGGCAGCTGGTGCGGGACATCGCGGGGCTGACTCTGCTGGAGGTGGCCGACCTCAACGCGCTCCTCAAG GAGACGCTGAAGATCCCGGACGTGGCGGTGATGCCGGCGGCTGccgcctccctcctgccctcccaggCCGCGCCGCAG gaggaggaggtggagatcCCGCTCaagaaggagaaaacacattTCACCGTCCGGCTGACGGAGCTGAAACCCGCGGACAAGGTGAAGCTGATCAAGGAGGTGAAGAACTTCGTGCAGGGAGTGAACCTCGTGCAG GCCAAGAAGCTGGTGGAGTCCCTGCCGCAGGAGATCAAGGCAAACGTCTCCAAGCAGGAAGCGGAGAAGATCAAAGCGGCGCTGGAGGCAGCGGGAGGGACTGTGGTTCTGGAGTAG
- the HGS gene encoding hepatocyte growth factor-regulated tyrosine kinase substrate isoform X1: MGRGGGTFERLLDKATSQLLLETDWESILQICDMIRQGDTQAKYAVNAIKKKVNDKNPHVALYALEVMESVVKNCGQTVHDEVANKQTMEELKEILKRQVETSVRSKILYLIQAWAHAFRNEPKYKVVQDTYQIMKVEGHVFPEFKESDAMFAAERAPDWVDAEECHRCRVQFGVMTRKHHCRACGQIFCGKCSSKYSTIPKFGIEKEVRVCEPCYEHLNKKAEGKAAATSELPPEYLTSPLSQQSQLPPKRDETALQEEEELQLAIALSQSEAEEKERMRQKTTYSMYPKAEPTPITSSAPPVSTLYSPPVNSSAPLAEDIDPELARYLNRNYWEKKQEEVRKSPTPSAPLSLSEPSAQPGDAHPATLGVVEQQYQNGESEENHEQFLKALQNAVTTFVNRMKSNHMRGRSITNDSAVLSLFQSINNMHPQLLELLNQLDERRLYYEGLQDKLAQIRDARGALNALREEHREKLRRAAEEAERQRQIQLAQKLEIMRQKKQEYLEMQRQVAIQRLQEQEKERQLRLEQQKQTIQMRAQMPAFSLPYAQLQAMPAAGGVIYQPSGPTSFPGTFSPAGSVEGSPMHGVYMNQAAQGGTGPYSAMPVTGTDPGMVNTYMYPPGAGGGQAAQQGQAVPTTTPAYSSYQPTPTQGYQSAASQSQSIPAISQAPQSGAMGYMGSQSVSMGYQPYGMQGLLSALPGQEAALSSLPAQQSYLSGQQPPLYQQMAPAGGAPQQQQPPQPAPAPVQQPQGSGEAQLISFD, translated from the exons atggggcgcggcggcggcacctTCGAGAGGCTCCTCG ATAAGGCCACGAGCCAGCTCCTGCTGGAGACGGACTGGGAATCCATCCTGCAGATCTGCGACATGATCCGCCAGGGAGACACCCA AGCAAAATATGCTGTCAACGCTATCAAGAAGAAAGTCAACGACAAGAATCCCCACGTGGCACTCTACGCGCTGGAG GTCATGGAGTCGGTGGTTAAAAACTGTGGCCAAACAGTCCATGACGAGGTGGCAAATAAACAGACTATGGAGGAGCTGAAGGAAATACTCAAG AGGCAAGTGGAGACGAGTGTGCGCAGTAAGATCCTGTACCTCATCCAGGCCTGGGCTCACGCCTTCCGCAATGAGCCCAAGTACAAGGTGGTGCAGGACACCTACCAGATCATGAAGGTCGAAG GCCACGTGTTCCCGGAGTTCAAAGAGAGCGATGCCATGTTCGCTGCAGAACGG GCTCCAGACTGGGTTGATGCTGAGGAGTGTCACAGATGTCGAGTGCAGTTTGGTGTGATGACGCGGAAG CACCATTGCAGGGCCTGCGGGCAGATCTTCTGTGGCAAATGCTCCTCCAAGTATTCCACCATCCCCAAGTTCGGGATTGAGAAGGAAGTGAGAGTCTGCGAGCCCTGTTATGAGCATCTCAACAA GAAAGCCGAGGGTAAAGCTGCTGCCACCTCCGAGCTGCCCCCCGAGTACCTGACCAGCCCCCTCTCTCAGCAGTCCCAG ctgcctccaAAGCGCGATGAGACagctctgcaggaggaggaggagctccAGCTGGCTATTGCCTTGTCTCAGTCGGAGGCCGAGGAGAAGGAGAGAATG agGCAGAAAACAACATACTCCATGTACCCGAAGGCTGAGCCCACTCCCATCACGTCCTCCGCTCCCCCGGTCAGCACCCTCTATTCCCCACCCGTG AATTCCTCTGCTCCCCTGGCTGAGGACATTGACCCGGAG CTGGCTCGGTACCTGAACCGCAACTACTGGGAGAAGAAACAAGAGGAAGTTCGCAAGAGCCCCACCCCGTCGGCACCTCTGTCCCTCTCGGAGCCCTCTGCGCAGCCTGGGGACGCCCACCCCGCCACGCTGGGTGTCGTTGAG CAGCAGTACCAGAACGGCGAGTCCGAGGAGAACCACGAGCAGTTCCTGAAGGCGCTGCAGAACGCCGTCACCACTTTTGTCAACCGCATGAAGAGCAACCACATGCGGGGCCGCAGCATCACCAACGACTCTGCCGTCCTGTCCCTCTTCCAGTCCATCAACAACATGCACCcgcagctgctggagctgctcaaCCAGCTGGATGAGCGCAGGC tgTACTACGAGGGCCTGCAGGACAAACTGGCCCAGATCCGCGACGCGCGCGGGGCTCTGAACGCGCTGCGGGAGGAGCATCGGGAGAAGCTGCGCCGCGCCGCTGAGGAGGCCGAGCGCCAGCGCCAGATCCAGCTGGCCCAGAAGCTGGAGATCATGAGACAGAAGAAGCAG GAGTACCTGGAGATGCAGCGTCAGGTGGCCATCCAGCgcctgcaggagcaggagaaggagaggCAGCTGCgcctggagcagcagaagcagaccATCCAGATGCGAGCCCAGATGCCGGCCTTCTCGCTGCCTTACGCCCAA ctCCAGGCCATGCCCGCGGCCGGCGGGGTGATCTACCAGCCCTCCGGGCCCACCAGCTTCCCTGGCACCTTCAGCCCGGCCGGCTCCGTGGAGGGCTCGCCCATGCACGGCGTGTACATGAACCAGGCGGCGCAGGGGGGCACGGGGCCGTACAGCGCCATGCCCGTCACGGGGACAG ATCCCGGCATGGTGAACACCTACATGTacccgcccggggccggcggcgggcaggcggcTCAGCAGGGCCAGGCGGTGCCCACCACCACCCCGGCGTACTCGTCCTACCAGCCAACTCCCACGCAGGGCTACCAG AGCGCAGCCTCGCAGTCGCAGAGCATCCCGGCCATCTCGCAGGCCCCCCAGTCGGGTGCCATGGGCTACATGGGCAGCCAGTCGGTCTCCATGGGCTACCAGCCCTACGGCATGCAG GGCCTCCTGTCCGCCCTGCCAGGCCAGGAAGCTGCACTGAGCAGCTTGCCAGCCCAGCAGTCCTACTTGTCCGGGCAGCAGCCGCCCCTCTACCAACAG ATGGCACCCGCGGGAGgggccccccagcagcagcagccgccccaGCCTGCGCCTGCCCCCGTGCAGCAGCCGCAGGGCAGCGGCGAGGCCCAGCTCATCTCCTTCGACtga
- the HGS gene encoding hepatocyte growth factor-regulated tyrosine kinase substrate isoform X3 — MGRGGGTFERLLDKATSQLLLETDWESILQICDMIRQGDTQAKYAVNAIKKKVNDKNPHVALYALEVMESVVKNCGQTVHDEVANKQTMEELKEILKRQVETSVRSKILYLIQAWAHAFRNEPKYKVVQDTYQIMKVEGHVFPEFKESDAMFAAERAPDWVDAEECHRCRVQFGVMTRKHHCRACGQIFCGKCSSKYSTIPKFGIEKEVRVCEPCYEHLNKKAEGKAAATSELPPEYLTSPLSQQSQLPPKRDETALQEEEELQLAIALSQSEAEEKERMRQKTTYSMYPKAEPTPITSSAPPNSSAPLAEDIDPELARYLNRNYWEKKQEEVRKSPTPSAPLSLSEPSAQPGDAHPATLGVVEQQYQNGESEENHEQFLKALQNAVTTFVNRMKSNHMRGRSITNDSAVLSLFQSINNMHPQLLELLNQLDERRLYYEGLQDKLAQIRDARGALNALREEHREKLRRAAEEAERQRQIQLAQKLEIMRQKKQEYLEMQRQVAIQRLQEQEKERQLRLEQQKQTIQMRAQMPAFSLPYAQLQAMPAAGGVIYQPSGPTSFPGTFSPAGSVEGSPMHGVYMNQAAQGGTGPYSAMPVTGTDPGMVNTYMYPPGAGGGQAAQQGQAVPTTTPAYSSYQPTPTQGYQSAASQSQSIPAISQAPQSGAMGYMGSQSVSMGYQPYGMQGLLSALPGQEAALSSLPAQQSYLSGQQPPLYQQMAPAGGAPQQQQPPQPAPAPVQQPQGSGEAQLISFD, encoded by the exons atggggcgcggcggcggcacctTCGAGAGGCTCCTCG ATAAGGCCACGAGCCAGCTCCTGCTGGAGACGGACTGGGAATCCATCCTGCAGATCTGCGACATGATCCGCCAGGGAGACACCCA AGCAAAATATGCTGTCAACGCTATCAAGAAGAAAGTCAACGACAAGAATCCCCACGTGGCACTCTACGCGCTGGAG GTCATGGAGTCGGTGGTTAAAAACTGTGGCCAAACAGTCCATGACGAGGTGGCAAATAAACAGACTATGGAGGAGCTGAAGGAAATACTCAAG AGGCAAGTGGAGACGAGTGTGCGCAGTAAGATCCTGTACCTCATCCAGGCCTGGGCTCACGCCTTCCGCAATGAGCCCAAGTACAAGGTGGTGCAGGACACCTACCAGATCATGAAGGTCGAAG GCCACGTGTTCCCGGAGTTCAAAGAGAGCGATGCCATGTTCGCTGCAGAACGG GCTCCAGACTGGGTTGATGCTGAGGAGTGTCACAGATGTCGAGTGCAGTTTGGTGTGATGACGCGGAAG CACCATTGCAGGGCCTGCGGGCAGATCTTCTGTGGCAAATGCTCCTCCAAGTATTCCACCATCCCCAAGTTCGGGATTGAGAAGGAAGTGAGAGTCTGCGAGCCCTGTTATGAGCATCTCAACAA GAAAGCCGAGGGTAAAGCTGCTGCCACCTCCGAGCTGCCCCCCGAGTACCTGACCAGCCCCCTCTCTCAGCAGTCCCAG ctgcctccaAAGCGCGATGAGACagctctgcaggaggaggaggagctccAGCTGGCTATTGCCTTGTCTCAGTCGGAGGCCGAGGAGAAGGAGAGAATG agGCAGAAAACAACATACTCCATGTACCCGAAGGCTGAGCCCACTCCCATCACGTCCTCCGCTCCCCCG AATTCCTCTGCTCCCCTGGCTGAGGACATTGACCCGGAG CTGGCTCGGTACCTGAACCGCAACTACTGGGAGAAGAAACAAGAGGAAGTTCGCAAGAGCCCCACCCCGTCGGCACCTCTGTCCCTCTCGGAGCCCTCTGCGCAGCCTGGGGACGCCCACCCCGCCACGCTGGGTGTCGTTGAG CAGCAGTACCAGAACGGCGAGTCCGAGGAGAACCACGAGCAGTTCCTGAAGGCGCTGCAGAACGCCGTCACCACTTTTGTCAACCGCATGAAGAGCAACCACATGCGGGGCCGCAGCATCACCAACGACTCTGCCGTCCTGTCCCTCTTCCAGTCCATCAACAACATGCACCcgcagctgctggagctgctcaaCCAGCTGGATGAGCGCAGGC tgTACTACGAGGGCCTGCAGGACAAACTGGCCCAGATCCGCGACGCGCGCGGGGCTCTGAACGCGCTGCGGGAGGAGCATCGGGAGAAGCTGCGCCGCGCCGCTGAGGAGGCCGAGCGCCAGCGCCAGATCCAGCTGGCCCAGAAGCTGGAGATCATGAGACAGAAGAAGCAG GAGTACCTGGAGATGCAGCGTCAGGTGGCCATCCAGCgcctgcaggagcaggagaaggagaggCAGCTGCgcctggagcagcagaagcagaccATCCAGATGCGAGCCCAGATGCCGGCCTTCTCGCTGCCTTACGCCCAA ctCCAGGCCATGCCCGCGGCCGGCGGGGTGATCTACCAGCCCTCCGGGCCCACCAGCTTCCCTGGCACCTTCAGCCCGGCCGGCTCCGTGGAGGGCTCGCCCATGCACGGCGTGTACATGAACCAGGCGGCGCAGGGGGGCACGGGGCCGTACAGCGCCATGCCCGTCACGGGGACAG ATCCCGGCATGGTGAACACCTACATGTacccgcccggggccggcggcgggcaggcggcTCAGCAGGGCCAGGCGGTGCCCACCACCACCCCGGCGTACTCGTCCTACCAGCCAACTCCCACGCAGGGCTACCAG AGCGCAGCCTCGCAGTCGCAGAGCATCCCGGCCATCTCGCAGGCCCCCCAGTCGGGTGCCATGGGCTACATGGGCAGCCAGTCGGTCTCCATGGGCTACCAGCCCTACGGCATGCAG GGCCTCCTGTCCGCCCTGCCAGGCCAGGAAGCTGCACTGAGCAGCTTGCCAGCCCAGCAGTCCTACTTGTCCGGGCAGCAGCCGCCCCTCTACCAACAG ATGGCACCCGCGGGAGgggccccccagcagcagcagccgccccaGCCTGCGCCTGCCCCCGTGCAGCAGCCGCAGGGCAGCGGCGAGGCCCAGCTCATCTCCTTCGACtga
- the HGS gene encoding hepatocyte growth factor-regulated tyrosine kinase substrate isoform X2: MGRGGGTFERLLDKATSQLLLETDWESILQICDMIRQGDTQAKYAVNAIKKKVNDKNPHVALYALEVMESVVKNCGQTVHDEVANKQTMEELKEILKRQVETSVRSKILYLIQAWAHAFRNEPKYKVVQDTYQIMKVEGHVFPEFKESDAMFAAERAPDWVDAEECHRCRVQFGVMTRKHHCRACGQIFCGKCSSKYSTIPKFGIEKEVRVCEPCYEHLNKKAEGKAAATSELPPEYLTSPLSQQSQLPPKRDETALQEEEELQLAIALSQSEAEEKERMRQKTTYSMYPKAEPTPITSSAPPVSTLYSPPVNSSAPLAEDIDPELARYLNRNYWEKKQEEVRKSPTPSAPLSLSEPSAQPGDAHPATLGVVEQYQNGESEENHEQFLKALQNAVTTFVNRMKSNHMRGRSITNDSAVLSLFQSINNMHPQLLELLNQLDERRLYYEGLQDKLAQIRDARGALNALREEHREKLRRAAEEAERQRQIQLAQKLEIMRQKKQEYLEMQRQVAIQRLQEQEKERQLRLEQQKQTIQMRAQMPAFSLPYAQLQAMPAAGGVIYQPSGPTSFPGTFSPAGSVEGSPMHGVYMNQAAQGGTGPYSAMPVTGTDPGMVNTYMYPPGAGGGQAAQQGQAVPTTTPAYSSYQPTPTQGYQSAASQSQSIPAISQAPQSGAMGYMGSQSVSMGYQPYGMQGLLSALPGQEAALSSLPAQQSYLSGQQPPLYQQMAPAGGAPQQQQPPQPAPAPVQQPQGSGEAQLISFD, encoded by the exons atggggcgcggcggcggcacctTCGAGAGGCTCCTCG ATAAGGCCACGAGCCAGCTCCTGCTGGAGACGGACTGGGAATCCATCCTGCAGATCTGCGACATGATCCGCCAGGGAGACACCCA AGCAAAATATGCTGTCAACGCTATCAAGAAGAAAGTCAACGACAAGAATCCCCACGTGGCACTCTACGCGCTGGAG GTCATGGAGTCGGTGGTTAAAAACTGTGGCCAAACAGTCCATGACGAGGTGGCAAATAAACAGACTATGGAGGAGCTGAAGGAAATACTCAAG AGGCAAGTGGAGACGAGTGTGCGCAGTAAGATCCTGTACCTCATCCAGGCCTGGGCTCACGCCTTCCGCAATGAGCCCAAGTACAAGGTGGTGCAGGACACCTACCAGATCATGAAGGTCGAAG GCCACGTGTTCCCGGAGTTCAAAGAGAGCGATGCCATGTTCGCTGCAGAACGG GCTCCAGACTGGGTTGATGCTGAGGAGTGTCACAGATGTCGAGTGCAGTTTGGTGTGATGACGCGGAAG CACCATTGCAGGGCCTGCGGGCAGATCTTCTGTGGCAAATGCTCCTCCAAGTATTCCACCATCCCCAAGTTCGGGATTGAGAAGGAAGTGAGAGTCTGCGAGCCCTGTTATGAGCATCTCAACAA GAAAGCCGAGGGTAAAGCTGCTGCCACCTCCGAGCTGCCCCCCGAGTACCTGACCAGCCCCCTCTCTCAGCAGTCCCAG ctgcctccaAAGCGCGATGAGACagctctgcaggaggaggaggagctccAGCTGGCTATTGCCTTGTCTCAGTCGGAGGCCGAGGAGAAGGAGAGAATG agGCAGAAAACAACATACTCCATGTACCCGAAGGCTGAGCCCACTCCCATCACGTCCTCCGCTCCCCCGGTCAGCACCCTCTATTCCCCACCCGTG AATTCCTCTGCTCCCCTGGCTGAGGACATTGACCCGGAG CTGGCTCGGTACCTGAACCGCAACTACTGGGAGAAGAAACAAGAGGAAGTTCGCAAGAGCCCCACCCCGTCGGCACCTCTGTCCCTCTCGGAGCCCTCTGCGCAGCCTGGGGACGCCCACCCCGCCACGCTGGGTGTCGTTGAG CAGTACCAGAACGGCGAGTCCGAGGAGAACCACGAGCAGTTCCTGAAGGCGCTGCAGAACGCCGTCACCACTTTTGTCAACCGCATGAAGAGCAACCACATGCGGGGCCGCAGCATCACCAACGACTCTGCCGTCCTGTCCCTCTTCCAGTCCATCAACAACATGCACCcgcagctgctggagctgctcaaCCAGCTGGATGAGCGCAGGC tgTACTACGAGGGCCTGCAGGACAAACTGGCCCAGATCCGCGACGCGCGCGGGGCTCTGAACGCGCTGCGGGAGGAGCATCGGGAGAAGCTGCGCCGCGCCGCTGAGGAGGCCGAGCGCCAGCGCCAGATCCAGCTGGCCCAGAAGCTGGAGATCATGAGACAGAAGAAGCAG GAGTACCTGGAGATGCAGCGTCAGGTGGCCATCCAGCgcctgcaggagcaggagaaggagaggCAGCTGCgcctggagcagcagaagcagaccATCCAGATGCGAGCCCAGATGCCGGCCTTCTCGCTGCCTTACGCCCAA ctCCAGGCCATGCCCGCGGCCGGCGGGGTGATCTACCAGCCCTCCGGGCCCACCAGCTTCCCTGGCACCTTCAGCCCGGCCGGCTCCGTGGAGGGCTCGCCCATGCACGGCGTGTACATGAACCAGGCGGCGCAGGGGGGCACGGGGCCGTACAGCGCCATGCCCGTCACGGGGACAG ATCCCGGCATGGTGAACACCTACATGTacccgcccggggccggcggcgggcaggcggcTCAGCAGGGCCAGGCGGTGCCCACCACCACCCCGGCGTACTCGTCCTACCAGCCAACTCCCACGCAGGGCTACCAG AGCGCAGCCTCGCAGTCGCAGAGCATCCCGGCCATCTCGCAGGCCCCCCAGTCGGGTGCCATGGGCTACATGGGCAGCCAGTCGGTCTCCATGGGCTACCAGCCCTACGGCATGCAG GGCCTCCTGTCCGCCCTGCCAGGCCAGGAAGCTGCACTGAGCAGCTTGCCAGCCCAGCAGTCCTACTTGTCCGGGCAGCAGCCGCCCCTCTACCAACAG ATGGCACCCGCGGGAGgggccccccagcagcagcagccgccccaGCCTGCGCCTGCCCCCGTGCAGCAGCCGCAGGGCAGCGGCGAGGCCCAGCTCATCTCCTTCGACtga